The Chryseobacterium suipulveris genome window below encodes:
- a CDS encoding site-specific integrase, whose protein sequence is MASVKLILRTQQADKKGECPLYVRVIKDRKTKFIATGYKFRENQWDAEEQRVRKNFPNSARMNAILIKKVADAAGEVADLERKSKTVSARRLKEAINGKRSENFFTYAFARLEKIKPSLSIKTHRTYKSQLEKFETYIGSRDVNFDDMTVTFLNDYVSYCQNKLKNTNTTAKYSLLILAIFFKEAIREDIVDSNLYPFDKIKLKKEAGKRMFLSKTQLEEFKKIEVNPDSKAQVFKDMFLFSVSAGGLRLSDVIEIRWEHIDLENHRLSKKIRKTGRVHSFKFGQSAIDILNKYKPKKINPAHFVFPLLENDGLYLSNDLFADSELARCSSLCSLHLRAIGKKMKLPFSLSFHLARHTFATNALNNGMRIEHVSKLLDHTNIGTTQIYAKIVSQELDDAVDKYVF, encoded by the coding sequence ATGGCCTCAGTAAAATTAATCCTCAGAACACAGCAGGCAGACAAAAAAGGCGAATGTCCTCTGTATGTCCGCGTCATTAAAGACCGTAAAACAAAATTCATTGCAACGGGATATAAATTCCGGGAAAACCAGTGGGATGCAGAAGAACAGCGGGTAAGAAAAAATTTTCCGAATTCTGCCAGGATGAATGCCATTCTGATCAAGAAGGTTGCGGATGCTGCCGGCGAAGTTGCCGACCTTGAAAGAAAATCCAAAACTGTTTCTGCAAGAAGATTAAAAGAAGCCATCAACGGAAAACGCTCAGAGAATTTCTTTACCTATGCTTTTGCCAGGTTAGAGAAAATCAAACCTTCGCTTTCAATCAAAACGCACAGAACTTACAAATCCCAGTTGGAGAAATTTGAAACTTATATAGGAAGCAGGGATGTGAATTTTGATGATATGACGGTTACTTTCCTGAATGATTATGTAAGTTACTGCCAGAACAAATTGAAAAATACCAATACCACTGCAAAATACTCTCTGCTGATTTTGGCGATATTTTTCAAAGAAGCAATCCGTGAGGATATTGTAGATTCCAACCTTTATCCATTTGACAAAATCAAACTCAAAAAAGAAGCAGGAAAGCGTATGTTTTTATCGAAAACCCAATTGGAAGAATTCAAAAAAATAGAAGTCAATCCCGACAGCAAAGCGCAGGTTTTTAAGGATATGTTTCTGTTCAGCGTTTCCGCGGGCGGACTTCGTTTGAGTGATGTTATCGAAATCAGATGGGAGCATATAGATTTGGAAAACCACCGTCTTTCAAAAAAAATCAGAAAAACCGGCAGAGTACACAGTTTCAAATTCGGACAGTCGGCCATTGATATTCTGAATAAATACAAACCCAAGAAAATCAATCCGGCGCACTTCGTATTTCCTTTGTTGGAAAATGACGGTCTTTATTTGAGCAATGATCTTTTTGCTGACAGCGAATTGGCGCGTTGCAGTTCCCTGTGCAGTCTACATTTGAGGGCAATAGGAAAGAAAATGAAACTGCCTTTCAGTCTGTCATTTCATTTGGCAAGACACACATTTGCAACCAATGCGCTGAACAACGGAATGCGTATCGAACATGTTTCAAAACTCTTAGATCACACCAATATCGGAACGACGCAGATTTATGCCAAAATCGTTTCCCAGGAATTGGATGATGCGGTTGATAAGTATGTTTTCTGA